The following DNA comes from Bdellovibrionota bacterium.
AACCTGAAAACAATCTCACCGCAAACAATCCAATATTTTGTGAGTTCTTCTTCAGCGTATGCTGCATGTTTTCTATAAATTCGCCCATCTTAGTTTCCTCCTCCCAATGTCATGATTCTTGATTGCACCTCTGCTCTGTCATCTGCATTGGGCTTTAATTCTAAATACCTTAAATATGCGGAAAGCGCCTGATCACTCAGACCTTGCTTTTCAAAAACTGCGCCTTGTTCTCTGTATATATCTGGGTTACCGCTTTCTTTAGAGGCAGCAACTCTCAACATGCTGGCGGCCGTGTCCAGTTGCCCGGATAATCTGTGGCTCTTCGCTAATTGAATGTACAAGTTAGAGTCATCTGGTCTGAGCTGAACAGCTCTTCTTAATTCATTCGCGGATTGAGAATACTTTTCTTGCGAAAAATAAATATCTGCAAGCAAGATATATGGATCAGCAATTTTAGGATTAATTTTCTTTTCCATTTCTGCGTAATCTGTAGCTTGTTTTGTAAGATTTAATTGTAAAGCCGCTTGACCCGCATAGTAATAGGCTTTCGGATAACGAGGATTTGTTTCGATTACTTTTTGGAAACTCTTCATCGCTTTAGCAGCCGTGGCAGGATTTTTTAAATAAACTTGCCCAATTTGAAATATTGGTTCAGCTCCAGAAGGGTCCAAGCTAGCTGCTCTGAAATATGTTTTCAAAGCTTCGTTCAAATCATTAGCTCTTATGTATGCTTCACCCAAAAGCATTTGCGCCTTCATATGGCTTGGATTGTTATCGATCACTTGTTTTAAAACCGGAATGGCCTCGGAATATCTTTCATCTTTAATTAAAATTAAACCCAAAGATGTCCGGTAATCTAAATTATCTGGGTAAGTATTCACAAGTTGCGCAAGATACTGTTGAGCGGCTCCGATTCCACGTAGACCCAAAAGACTTTCCGCGTAGACCTCTTGAGCTCTAGCATTGTTTGCTTCCAGCGAAATGGCCTTAGCAGAATACTGATAAGCTTTTTCATATTGATTTTGCATCATCAGAGATTCAGATAAAATATTTAATGATTCCACATCACCATCGTAAAGTTTTAATGCATCTCCTGCGTATTTTTCTGCTGTTTTTGCACTTTTTCGTCTTAGCTCGAGTTGAGCAAAGGCTCTCATTAGTTGATAGTTCAGTTTGTTCTCACTTCTTGCCTTGGCTAAGAAATCTGCCGCTGCTTTGAAATCGTATTTCTGAGAATAATAATCAGAAAGTTGAACATATGCTTCCATCAATTTTGGATCGGCTCTCAAAGCTTTTAAACTCCAATCAATCGCGTCTTTAGTTTGATTGAGATTCCACAAGCTTTCTCCAGCCTTCAGTGCCGCCATTGCGTTTTTTGGATTTATTTCAAAAGCTGTTTTAAATTCTGCCTGTGCCGCCAAGTAATTTTTATTTCTTAAGTAGCCCTCTCCCAAAACAATAAGCTGACTGTCTTCTGATTTAATTGTCGCAAGTGCCGCTTCACCACCAAGGCTTATAATTGTGCTTCTAAGTGATGAGTTTCTTGGATCCAGCATAAATGCTTTTTGTGCGTATTCTAAAGCTTTTTCTGGTTGGGTCGAGATATAGAAATTGGTCAGCGCTGTATAGCCCCTCACTAAGATATCATTTGGAACTTTTGATTCATCCATTCCCAATTGAATACGATCCAAACCTTTTGAATTTTTAAATTGCGTTAGCTCAAGAATTCCTAATTCCACTTGAGATTTTGCATGTCCAGGATTTTTATCCAAGATGTCTTTATAAATTTTTGCAGCATTATAATAATCCTGAATATCTGCTCTCATTTGAGCTTCTAAAAAAAATGGCTTTATCCATTGAGGCCATAAACTTTGTGTTTTTTGAACAAACGCTATCGCTGTTGAAGATTGCTTTTCTGATGAAAGAACCTGTGCCTTCATTTCATAAAGAATCGCTGCCGTCGGGTAATCCGACAACAAAGATTGTAAAACTGCATTCATTGCTGAATTTTCTGCCGTTATGCTTGCCTGCACTGCTCTGCAGGTTGCTCCATGAACCCCCAGAGAATTTTCGGCCTGCGCTATCTGAACTAACTTAGTGAGATTTTGTAAGTCTTTAGAATCCTGGAAAGCAAAGGGCCAAAGCTCTCTATACGTTAAACAAAGTAAAGAGATCGCATCTAAATTTTTAGGATTTGATTCAAGCAAACCAACTAAAATTTGTAGAGTTTTATAGTATCCTTTAAAATCATCTTCTTGAAATTCACTTAAACTTTGTTTTAAGAGTTCTTGAGTTTCACTTAAAGAAAGAGGTGATTTCTTTTGCATTGGAAATAGCAAATGAATTTTTCCCTCGTCCAAAGGAACACGGTTTTCAAAACTACTAAAGATAATAAAAATTAAAATGATCGCCACGATTCCGATAACAATGTTTACAATTTTATTGATTTTATATTGTTTCTTCAAAAAACTTACTGATTCTCTTAAATCTATAATTGGCGGTTTAAACTGTGGACCTGTTGAAGTTGTATGCTCGGTCTTTTCTATCTTCTCGGCTTTGTTTTGTCCTGAGCTAACTTTCTTGTCTCTTGTGGGAGCCTCTCGCTGTCCTTCGATAATGACCTTCCCTCTTTTGAGAGGCGCCTCCGGCTGAGGCTGTTCTTCTTGGTCTGAGGTCGAAACTTTATCTATGTATTGAGACATCGTGAGCTCGGCTGAAATATCTTTTTCAGCTATCGTTCTGTGTTCCGTTTTTAGTGCTTCCATGATGACATCATAGAACTCAGGATATTTTGAAATCTCAACCCAACGTTCGGCATTCTTAGGAGTAATTAATTCTTGCCCATCCAAAAAGCCTCTCTCAATAAGATTCATAATCTTATTGGTGGTGAAGGGACCAAAGATTCTTCCCTTTTTATCTTTTAGATTCCACATTGCATCAGTCATGAGTTATGTGTTGCTCCCAAACTTTGCACTCATCTTTTCATCGCTCATAACATGGAGATGAAGATGGAATACGGTTTGACCGCCGTTTTTACCTGTGTTGATAACGCTGCGGTAACCCTTACTCTTGAATCCTTCGGTTTCTGAAATTTGATTTGCTGCCCGAAATAGATCATTTACGATGCTCGTATTCGAATCTTCAAGATGCGCGAGAGACTCTACATGAAACTTTGGAATGACCAAGTAATGCTGCTCAGCCTGTGGATGAATGTCTTTGAACGCAAAAACCTTTTCATTTTCAAAAATTTTTGCTGCTGGAATTTGGCCTTTTATGATTTTACAAAACAGGCAATCGTCTTTGAGCATCGTTCTTCATCCTTGTTGTACGATTCATCTACTTAATTTTTGGTTCCATACTGGAATTGAGCACCAAGATGGAACTGCTAAACAAAAAATTAGGTAACTATTTGATTTATTTACCTAAAAATATTTTTCCATTCTTTCTCTGAAGATTCAAAGTTTCAATTTGGCCATTCTGCTTTGCGTAAATTCCTATCAGTTCGTACACAGAGCTATAAATTTTACTTAGTTCTGGCATCGCTTTTGCTTATTAGAGCCGTGTCAACTCACGGGGAGAATGAAAATGATCAAAATAATTATTTCTGTTTATATCGCGGCAATTCTTTTAATTGCAGGATTCGCAGAAGCGAACCAATTTCCAGTCGCAGAAGCGAAACCTCTTCCTCTTGCTAAACACACAATCTCTACCGACCTGACTGCACTTAACAATCAAAGAATCAGACATGCTACAAAAGTTGGATTAAATATCGCTGACGCAAGATTTGACTCTAGAAGAGAAATTCTAACTCTTTCTGGTAATGTAGCTTCAGAATGCCTAAATACTATTCAGCCTGAATTGAACTTCGATCCAAGATCTAACTCCGTATTGGTTTCTGTCACAGCTGAAAATGCAAATTGCCTTAACGATTCAAGAAATTTTTATGAAATCGTAATCGACATCAAAGCTTTCTTTGCTGAACACACTTTAAATAAAGACGCAATGATCAGTTTCCACATGGATAACTTTACCGGCGGGGACGCCTACTCTTTTAAGTATTTCGCCAAACAACAAATGAAATATTCTTTCGATACAGCTGCGCACGGTACAGTTGAGATTGACCACAGAACTGGAAAGTTCTATTTGATCGGTCGCGGTTCTAAGATCGAAATCATGTCTAGAATCGATCTTCATAATTTTGTAAACAGATTCGTTCAACTTAAAGGACTTGTACCAAGCGCATTCACCATCGGTGAAGAAGCTAGCCCCATCTATTCTCAACTTATCGTTGGTCAATTGACTGTAATGAGATAGTTTTAGCTTAAAAGTAATTATTCTTTTGCGCGGATTGCGTCCGCGCCTAGTTTTTGTAGTTTTTCTTCTAACTTTTCGTAGCCGCGATCAAGATGGTAGACTCTCAAAACTTGAGTTT
Coding sequences within:
- a CDS encoding tetratricopeptide repeat protein, with amino-acid sequence MTDAMWNLKDKKGRIFGPFTTNKIMNLIERGFLDGQELITPKNAERWVEISKYPEFYDVIMEALKTEHRTIAEKDISAELTMSQYIDKVSTSDQEEQPQPEAPLKRGKVIIEGQREAPTRDKKVSSGQNKAEKIEKTEHTTSTGPQFKPPIIDLRESVSFLKKQYKINKIVNIVIGIVAIILIFIIFSSFENRVPLDEGKIHLLFPMQKKSPLSLSETQELLKQSLSEFQEDDFKGYYKTLQILVGLLESNPKNLDAISLLCLTYRELWPFAFQDSKDLQNLTKLVQIAQAENSLGVHGATCRAVQASITAENSAMNAVLQSLLSDYPTAAILYEMKAQVLSSEKQSSTAIAFVQKTQSLWPQWIKPFFLEAQMRADIQDYYNAAKIYKDILDKNPGHAKSQVELGILELTQFKNSKGLDRIQLGMDESKVPNDILVRGYTALTNFYISTQPEKALEYAQKAFMLDPRNSSLRSTIISLGGEAALATIKSEDSQLIVLGEGYLRNKNYLAAQAEFKTAFEINPKNAMAALKAGESLWNLNQTKDAIDWSLKALRADPKLMEAYVQLSDYYSQKYDFKAAADFLAKARSENKLNYQLMRAFAQLELRRKSAKTAEKYAGDALKLYDGDVESLNILSESLMMQNQYEKAYQYSAKAISLEANNARAQEVYAESLLGLRGIGAAQQYLAQLVNTYPDNLDYRTSLGLILIKDERYSEAIPVLKQVIDNNPSHMKAQMLLGEAYIRANDLNEALKTYFRAASLDPSGAEPIFQIGQVYLKNPATAAKAMKSFQKVIETNPRYPKAYYYAGQAALQLNLTKQATDYAEMEKKINPKIADPYILLADIYFSQEKYSQSANELRRAVQLRPDDSNLYIQLAKSHRLSGQLDTAASMLRVAASKESGNPDIYREQGAVFEKQGLSDQALSAYLRYLELKPNADDRAEVQSRIMTLGGGN
- a CDS encoding histidine triad nucleotide-binding protein, which produces MLKDDCLFCKIIKGQIPAAKIFENEKVFAFKDIHPQAEQHYLVIPKFHVESLAHLEDSNTSIVNDLFRAANQISETEGFKSKGYRSVINTGKNGGQTVFHLHLHVMSDEKMSAKFGSNT